DNA from Prevotella melaninogenica:
ATGAACACCAATGGTGCTTACGCCCCGCACCTATGGTGTTCATGCTCCGCACCACATGTGCGCAGCATGAACATTATAACAGATGATAAAGAATTCAACTTGTAAATATCATTTAATGATATAAATTAAGCCTCTAACAATAAGCATATTATGCTATAATTAGTTTATTAAAAATATTGTTCTAAACAAACTGAATGGTTAATTCCTACTTGATATCAGCTACTACATACTCGGACCTTGTTCCGATACGGAACTTACCACCCCAAATACCGATTCCAGAAGAAACATAATATTGTGTATTCCCTTTCTGTAAAGGTCCAAAAGCATCCTCATAAATAAGGTCTTCTATCCAGCTTACAGGCCATACCTGACCATAATGCGTGTGTCCAGAGAGTTGGAAGTCTATACCAGCTTGCTGTGCCTCTTCCAAGTGATAAGGCTGATGATCCATAAGAATCGTATAATACCCCTTTGGAGCAAACTTCATCAAATGCTGTAGGCTGGCACGCTTTTTATTCGTCCTATCATCACGTCCTACAACGAGAATTGAGTCACCACCTGCCAATGGCACCACGCAATGATTATCAATGAACAGATGAATCCCCGCATCTTGATAGAACTTCTTTGCACGAGGTTCACCACTTAGATACTCATGATTTCCTAAACAAACATAAACAGGAGCCTTCAGACGACGGAACTCAGCTGCCATATCTTGATCTATGAGCGCACGAATACTACCATCAATAATATCTCCTGCTATAAGAATAGCCTCTGGTTGTTCTTCATTCACCTTATCAACCCACTTTCTGAACTCATCTGTACGATTATGATAACCTAAATGTAGGTCGGTCATCATTACCAAACGATGCTGTTGTTTCATCGGTTTTGCTGACTGTAAAGTTAAGGGTACACGCTCTTTGTGCAAATAATTGAAATATCCATAAACGAACAATCCAATCATAATAACAACTACCGATACTGTACCTGTCCAACTATTATAAAGGGAGGAACGAGGAACAAGATGAAGTAATCTTCCCAAGTCAAGCACAAGGAAGAGTAACAACAGATACAACCCGATAAACACAGCAGAATTGCCAAGTTCATACAATGTAATAGCTATTGGCATTGGCTTATTATCCAAACCCAATATAAAATTGGTAAAGAAGCATACTATGCAAAGCAATAATGCTCCAACGATAATCCACTTACCTACTACAGCAAAGGGCAGTATCTGCCATACATGCCAACTTACATATCCACAGCCCAGCAAAAGGATCAAAAGAAACACGATTATCCAACCATAACCCATCTTACAATCTTGTTTTCTTAAATTATTACTAAATATCTACGTGCCCAGAGAATAGAGGCAAGTCCTCTCATTCCAAGAAACGATAGAAAAGCTATCCATAAGGCGTTATTTCCATAACTATTCCAAAACAAATAATAGACAACGAAGAAAGTTATCATTGCCATAGCTGTTGAGAATAACATTCCCTTAGTAGCTGTCAAGCCGATAAAGACTCCATCTAACACAAAAGCTGCCATTCCTACTATAGGAATAAGGTAAGCCCAAAAGAGATAGGGCTGTGCAGCTGTCACAACAGCCGTATCACTTGTGAGAAGACAAAGGAAACCTACACCGCCAAAGACGTAAACCGCAGTAAACATCAATGCCATAATGACTCCAAAACCAAAGAGTCGACGAACTATTATACGCAGTCCTTCTTTATCTCCTGCGCCATAATACTTACCACTAAGCGCCTCTCCTGCATATGCAAAACCATCCATCAGATAAGAGAAGAGCGTAAACAAGGTCATTAATAATGTATTCACAGCCAACATCATAGCTCCCTGTTTTCCTCCAGCCGACGTAAAGAAGAAGTTCACTGCCACCAAACAAAGTGTTCGCAAGAAGATATCTTTGTTTACACGGAAGAACTCACCCCATTCTCCTCTCATAATAAATACATGACGGAAGGTTGTCTGCAAGACTATACGACGTTCTTTCCCAAAAGTCAATCCTCGCTCTTTCCCAGATGTTATCCGCTTATATACAGCATATAAAGAGACTACAAAGCCCGCCCACTGAGCCAAAGCTGTACCTGCTGCAACACCACTGATTTTCCAGTCAAATACAAAAACGAAGAACAAAGAGGCAAGGATATTAACCACATTCTGCAACACAGCCACCACCATTGGTGTACGCGTATCTTGCATTCCGATAAACCATCCAGTCAGTCCGTAGAGTCCCAACATGGCAGGTGCACCCCATATAACAATCCTAAGGTAGGTAGCAACAAAGTGCCACGAAGGCTCTGGCGTATTCATCAGCCGAAGCATCCCCCACTCTATACCACGCTGTGCCACGATAAAGAGGACTCCCATTCCCACTCCTATTGTCAGTGTGCGCACAAGAATATTCATACATTCCTGCCCGTCTTGTCGTCCATATGCTTGTGATGTCATACCACTCGTTCCCATGCGTAGGAATCCTAATAGCCAGTACATCACATTGAATATCATCGAACCGACTGCTATCGCACTGATATAGGTTTCATTCCCAATATGTCCTACCACTGCCAAGTCAACAAGACCTAACAATGGAACAGTCACATTACTTATAATAGAGGGGATGGCAAGGCGTAAAATCTCCTTATTCCAGTTATCCAACAACTGCATTTCGCTACTCCCTTATGTAATCCTTAGCAACAAGGTCGTAATACAAAGCTTCCAACTCTGCCAATGACAATCGCTCTATTGAATGCTCCAACACGCGAATCAACTCTGCCCGACGTGTATCATTCTCTATTCTATCAAAATTCATATCGTACGTTTATAAGCTATAATACAAATACTATGCCGAGACAAAAGTAATTGAATTAATTGTGAAATCAAAAGATATTGGCTAATTTTGCGTGCATTAATGTAGAATTAAAATGTATGGGAAAGAAACAAGAATACAAATTAAAGAATGAAGAATACCTTAGAGAACTTAGTCAGAAGGAAGGTATCAAGAAACTTCCTAATGGTATTCTATACGAAGTAATAAAGGAAGGAAGCGGTGAAGGAAGAGTTACAGAACGTTCTATTGTCACCTGTCATTACCGTGGTAGTCTTATTAACGGCAATGTTTTCGATGATAGTTGGCAGAGGGGTATTCCAGAGGCATTCCGTGTAAACGAACTGATTACAGGATTTCAAACGGCACTCTGTGCGATGCATAAGGGTGACCATTGGCGTGTTCATATCCCCTATCAAGAGGGTTATGGCTCGAAACGCGATGGTGATATCCCTGCTTTTTCTACATTGATTTTTGAGATAGAACTATTTTCGATAGGATAAGTAGTTGGGGTTTCCCTTTGTCTATAAAGCGTATTAGAGTTCAATATACATCCCAAAAGAGTGGCTATGCGTTGATTGGCATAGCCACTCTTTTTCAATTAAGGAATAGGAAAAACTAAATTACACAATATTTCATCATACTGAAGACGTCACTTGGCATATTTTTTGTAACTTTGTAGTCTAAGAATTATAAAACAAAAGACACATAAGATGAATATAAAAGAGACTCCTGTCCTCCTGCTTACAGGTTATTTAGGCAGCGGTAAGACAACGTTAGTAAACAAGATTCTTGCCAACAAGAAAGGGATTAAGTTTGCCGTTATTGTCAACGATATCGGTGAAGTGAATATTGATGCTGACCTCATCGAGGCAGGTGGCGTTGTCGATCAGAAGGATGATTCGCTCGTTGCACTCCAAAATGGTTGTATTTGTTGTACGCTGAAGATGGACTTAGTGCAGCAGTTGAACGAAATTGTTTCACAGCAGAAGTTCGACTACATTGTTATCGAGGCAAGTGGTATCTGCGAGCCTGCCCCTATCGCACAGACTATCTGCGCATATCCACAAATGTATCCAGACCTTGCTAAGAAAGGTAAGGCAGTACTTGATTCTATTGTGACCGTTGTTGATGCACGTCGTATGTGTGATGAGTTCTCTGCTGGTAACGACCTTTTGAAGAAAGACTTGCAAGAAGATGACATTGAGAACTTACTTATCCAGCAGATTGAGTTCTGCAATATTATCCTTCTTAATAAGGTGGATGATGTCAGCAAAGAGGAATTAGGACTGGTGAAGAAGATTATCCGTTCACTTCAACCAAAGGCTGAGATTATCGAGTGTAATTATGGAGATGTTGACTTAGACAAAATCCTCAATACAGGAGACTTCAACTTTGATAAGGTTGCTACCTCTGCTTCATGGATTGCAGAGATAGAAGGTCACGATGATGAGGAGGATGAACATGACCACCATCACGACCATGATGAGCATGAGCACCACCACGATGAGCATGATGAGCATCATCACGAGCATCACCATCACCACCACTGCCACCATCATCACGGTTTGGAGAATGAAGAAAGCGGTGAAGCTTTGGAATATAACATCCAGACCTTCGTTTACTATGCACGCCGTCCATTCGACATCAATTTCTTTGATGACTTCGTAGCACGTCAGTGGCCTAAGCAGATTATTCGTTGTAAAGGTCTCTGCTATTTCTCTAATGAGAAGGATATCTGTTATGTCTTTGAGCAGGCTGGTAAGCAGGTGAGCCTTCGCAATGCAGGTCAATGGTATGCTACTATGCCACCATTCCAGTTGCGCGAGTTCCTTGAGAATAATCCTAAACTTAAGAAAGATTGGGAGGAGCCATACGGTGATAGAATGCAGAAACTCGTATTTATTGGTCAAGACCTCGACAAAGAGGCTATCACCAAAGCATTGGATACCTGTCTGACTGATTTCTAATCAGCTCTAAACCCTTGTTTGGTTATTAGAAACAGAACATATTTTGTTTTTCACATTGATTGTCTGTCTTTGTAACGGATGTGTAGTAGAATACACTAAGTTAGGAAGACAGACATTCTTAATTAATGATGATACAAATAGCAAATAGAGTCGAGAAGTGTATACGACTTAAATCGAACAAAGAGAAGCTGCCGCAGAAGCAAGAAATAAAAGCGCAGAACTTTGTCAAAAATATTCAAACACAGGAAATCACTTCATGCTTAAATACCTTTGAAAAGACGCCCAATTAGT
Protein-coding regions in this window:
- a CDS encoding metallophosphoesterase, which gives rise to MGYGWIIVFLLILLLGCGYVSWHVWQILPFAVVGKWIIVGALLLCIVCFFTNFILGLDNKPMPIAITLYELGNSAVFIGLYLLLLFLVLDLGRLLHLVPRSSLYNSWTGTVSVVVIMIGLFVYGYFNYLHKERVPLTLQSAKPMKQQHRLVMMTDLHLGYHNRTDEFRKWVDKVNEEQPEAILIAGDIIDGSIRALIDQDMAAEFRRLKAPVYVCLGNHEYLSGEPRAKKFYQDAGIHLFIDNHCVVPLAGGDSILVVGRDDRTNKKRASLQHLMKFAPKGYYTILMDHQPYHLEEAQQAGIDFQLSGHTHYGQVWPVSWIEDLIYEDAFGPLQKGNTQYYVSSGIGIWGGKFRIGTRSEYVVADIK
- a CDS encoding MATE family efflux transporter, producing the protein MQLLDNWNKEILRLAIPSIISNVTVPLLGLVDLAVVGHIGNETYISAIAVGSMIFNVMYWLLGFLRMGTSGMTSQAYGRQDGQECMNILVRTLTIGVGMGVLFIVAQRGIEWGMLRLMNTPEPSWHFVATYLRIVIWGAPAMLGLYGLTGWFIGMQDTRTPMVVAVLQNVVNILASLFFVFVFDWKISGVAAGTALAQWAGFVVSLYAVYKRITSGKERGLTFGKERRIVLQTTFRHVFIMRGEWGEFFRVNKDIFLRTLCLVAVNFFFTSAGGKQGAMMLAVNTLLMTLFTLFSYLMDGFAYAGEALSGKYYGAGDKEGLRIIVRRLFGFGVIMALMFTAVYVFGGVGFLCLLTSDTAVVTAAQPYLFWAYLIPIVGMAAFVLDGVFIGLTATKGMLFSTAMAMITFFVVYYLFWNSYGNNALWIAFLSFLGMRGLASILWARRYLVII
- a CDS encoding FKBP-type peptidyl-prolyl cis-trans isomerase: MGKKQEYKLKNEEYLRELSQKEGIKKLPNGILYEVIKEGSGEGRVTERSIVTCHYRGSLINGNVFDDSWQRGIPEAFRVNELITGFQTALCAMHKGDHWRVHIPYQEGYGSKRDGDIPAFSTLIFEIELFSIG
- a CDS encoding GTP-binding protein gives rise to the protein MNIKETPVLLLTGYLGSGKTTLVNKILANKKGIKFAVIVNDIGEVNIDADLIEAGGVVDQKDDSLVALQNGCICCTLKMDLVQQLNEIVSQQKFDYIVIEASGICEPAPIAQTICAYPQMYPDLAKKGKAVLDSIVTVVDARRMCDEFSAGNDLLKKDLQEDDIENLLIQQIEFCNIILLNKVDDVSKEELGLVKKIIRSLQPKAEIIECNYGDVDLDKILNTGDFNFDKVATSASWIAEIEGHDDEEDEHDHHHDHDEHEHHHDEHDEHHHEHHHHHHCHHHHGLENEESGEALEYNIQTFVYYARRPFDINFFDDFVARQWPKQIIRCKGLCYFSNEKDICYVFEQAGKQVSLRNAGQWYATMPPFQLREFLENNPKLKKDWEEPYGDRMQKLVFIGQDLDKEAITKALDTCLTDF